A region from the Onthophagus taurus isolate NC chromosome 8, IU_Otau_3.0, whole genome shotgun sequence genome encodes:
- the LOC111414552 gene encoding serine/threonine-protein kinase SRPK-like, producing MEDLVCSNQTIDKQPTAVQFVIEYGNHASLVIYFICFLILILFINYSKKMEKDREPFAFSPDLPLPPIPKPRTLKPKLQKPKVSKSCSPIMLRSEPSKAIEHLSAEDLQVLAGADEFVEQESATDYCYGGYKPIKVGEELVERYAVIRKLGYGHFSTVWLCRDIKTSAESQYVAIKIVKSAEMFNCVAQDEIKLLRSIKSADPNHAGYKHIIQMLDYFQVMSINGYHTCISFELMGPSLLHLLIQSDYCGIHLPGVQNILIQVLKGMVYLHKICKIIHTDIKPENILIKVKDQYIRNLVETSTRYTELGVQMPRTYVSAEAWENYVYCRPLQEFNDNQETEPTIPRPRARSIRNESIKNEDGIQEKTQRSPVMRGPMYISSNIEVKIADLGNACWDDHHFATNIQTKQYRALEVILDAGYSFPADIWSVGCLAFELATGEYLFNPRRTSNISSTEDHILLICELLGGIPKYIAQKGNNSNRFFDSEGTLSCFNTSQLRIWKTEDVLVDKYKWKRVDAIPFAALIDAMIEPDPELRLTAENALSSEWLIMKP from the exons atggAAGATCTAGTATGCTCAAATCAAACAATTGACAAACAACCCACCGCGGTACAGTTTGTCATTGAGTACGGCAACCACGCATCCCTtgtgatttattttatctGTTTCCTAATCCTAATTCTCTTCATCAATTATTCCAAGAAAATGGAAAAGGATCGCGAACCTTTCGCTTTTTCACCAGATCTTCCACTTCCCCCTATTCCAAAACCCAGAACACTAAAACCAAAGTTGCAGAAACCAAAGGTTTCTAAATCATGCAGTCCCATCATGCTTAG ATCTGAACCATCAAAAGCCATCGAGCACCTCAGTGCCGAAGATTTACAAGTTCTTGCCGGAGCTGATGAATTTGTCGAACAAGAAAGCGCCACCGATTACTGTTATGGTGGTTACAAACCAATTAAGGTAGGAGAAGAACTGGTTGAACGTTATGCCGTGATTAGAAAACTTGGATATGGACACTTTTCCACAGTTTGGTTATGCCGAGACATAAAAACTAG tgCGGAATCTCAATATGTAGCAATTAAGATTGTAAAATCAGCGGAAATGTTCAATTGCGTTGCCCAAGATGAAATCAAATTGTTACGTAGCATTAAATCGGCCGATCCAAACCACGCCGGCTATAAACACATCATACAAATGCTCGACTACTTTCAGGTGATGAGCATCAACGGATATCACACCTGCATATCCTTTGAACTGATGGGACCATCTCTGTTACACCTTTTGATACAAAGCGACTATTGCGGCATTCATTTACCCGGAGTTCAAAACATTCTAATTCAA gTTCTTAAAGGCATGGTTTATTTGCACAAAATCTGTAAAATAATCCACACGGACATTAAACCCGAGAATATTCTAATTAAAGTTAAGGACCAGTATATTCGAAATTTGGTTGAAACAAGTACTAGATATACTGAATTAGGTGTTCAAATGCCACGAACATATG tAAGTGCTGAAGCTTGGGAAAATTATGTGTATTGTCGACCATTACAAGAATTTAATGATAACCAAGAAACGGAACCGACGATACCGCGGCCTAGAGCACGTTCAATTCGTaatgaatcaataaaaaacGAAGATGGTATCCAAGAAAAAACGCAACGATCACCAGTGATGCGAGGACCTATGTACATATCGTCGAATATTGAGGTGAAAATCGCTGATTTAGGCAACGCCTGTTGGGACGATCATCATTTCGCCACTAACATTCAAACGAAACAATATCGAGCTTTGGAAGTTATTTTGGACGCTGGGTACAGCTTTCCCGCGGATATTTGGTCCGTTGGTTGTTTGGCCTTCGAGTTAGCTACCggagaatatttatttaatccgCGGAGAACTAGCAATATCAGCTCCACGGAAGatcacattttattaatatgtgAATTACTTGGCGGAATTCCGAAATATATTGCCCAAAAAGGAAATAATtctaatcgattttttgatagCGAAg gTACATTAAGCTGTTTTAATACATCACAATTACGTATATGGAAAACGGAAGATGTATTAGTAGATAAATACAAATGGAAAAGGGTGGATGCGATTCCATTTGCCGCTTTAATCGATGCAATGATCGAGCCGGATCCGGAATTACGTTTGACTGCGGAAAATGCGTTATCGTCGGAATGGTTAATCATGAAGCCAtag